The Streptomyces sp. A2-16 sequence GATGAACAGCCCACCGGCAAAGGCGGCGATCACGTTGAGTACCTCGCTCGACGTGGCCGCCAGGACAAACGTCGCCGTACTCATGCTTCGATTATCGCCGAATCGGCGCGAAAGCGACGTCTCGGGGGACCACCGTGACCCGGTGGAAGTTGCACGCGGCCGGCCCGGCCGGACGCGGACTCGCCTGGTGGGCCTTGAGCGCCACGCTGACCAGGCTCATCAGCAGGTCGACGTCGGTCTCGCAGTCGAGGTGGACGGTGACCCAGCGGGAGCCGGGCAGCAGCCGGACCGCGGTCGACTCCTCTAGGTCGTCGCGGAATCTGCGGATGGCCGCTTCGGTGAGGTGCAGGTCCACGTCCCGCCCCGGATGGAAGTGCACTATCTCGCTGTGTGCGGAGCGCAGCGCCAGCCCCGCTCCGCAGCTGGGCAGGCCCGTACTGAGGTCGGACCACGCCTCCAGGCGCTCCAGGGCGCGCTCGGCCGGAGTCATGCGCCCATCGTCGCCGGATCACCGCCCCGCAACCAGAGGTTGAGCGAAACGTAACCGGGGCGTGAAGTGTCGCGCGGGCCGTGAGTGACCGGATTCCCGGGTCCCCGGTTCACGGGATCCCCGGTTCACCGGTCACGTGGTCACGTGGTCACGAGAACAGCAGGCGCCAGGTCAGCGGGCCGGGGTAACCGTCCGCGTCCCCGCGCAGCTCCGCCCGGGACTTCTGGAAGTCACGGACGTTCAGCCGGTCCGCCT is a genomic window containing:
- a CDS encoding luciferase family protein, translated to MTPAERALERLEAWSDLSTGLPSCGAGLALRSAHSEIVHFHPGRDVDLHLTEAAIRRFRDDLEESTAVRLLPGSRWVTVHLDCETDVDLLMSLVSVALKAHQASPRPAGPAACNFHRVTVVPRDVAFAPIRR